In Pseudomonas sp. ADAK18, a single window of DNA contains:
- the rnr gene encoding ribonuclease R: MADWQSLDPEAAREAEKYENPIPSRELILAHLADRGSPASREQLVEEFGLTTEDQLEALRRRLRAMERDAQLIYTRRGTYAPVDKLDLILGRISGHRDGFGFLIPDDGSDDLFMSPAQMRLVFDGDRALARVSGLDRRGRREGVIVEVVSRAHESIVGRYFEEGGIGFVVPDNPKVQQEVLITPGRNGAAKVGQFVEVKITHWPTARFQPQGDIVEVVGNYMAPGMEIDVALRTYDIPHVWPEAVLKEAAKLKPEVEEKDKEKRIDLRHLPFVTIDGEDARDFDDAVYCEAKPGKLRLFSGGWKLFVAIADVSSYVKIGSALDNEAQVRGNSVYFPERVIPMLPEQLSNGLCSLNPKVDRLAMVCEMTISKTGEMTDYQFYEAVIHSQARLTYNKVSTILEQPKTSEAKALRGEYGHVVPHLKQLYALYKVLLGARHVRGAIDFETQETRIVFGSERKIAAITPTTRNDAHKLIEECMLAANVATAEFLKKHEIPALYRVHDGPPPERLEKLRAFLGELGLSLHKGKDGPTPKDYQALLASIKDRPDYHVIQTVMLRSLSQAVYSADNQGHFGLNYEAYTHFTSPIRRYPDLLTHRAIRSVIHSKQNTPHVQRAGAMTIPKARIYPYDEAALEQLGEQCSMSERRADEATRDVVNWLKCEFMKDRVGESFPGVITAVTGFGLFVELTDIYVEGLVHVTALPGDYYHFDPVHHRLAGERTGRSFRLGDTVEVQVMRVDLDERKIDFGMPDKPAEPTGRKKRGSETAAPAAKGKGAPAKAAVAEPVPAKSGRRSSAKDKAPEAYRPSDAAAKNAELRKSRELKQQLLSEAKSGGKAASGGKSHGAEKPSSKPSKHRKGPPKAGSTPAKSGGSRKPKAKP; encoded by the coding sequence ATGGCCGATTGGCAGTCCCTCGATCCCGAGGCCGCTCGTGAAGCGGAAAAATATGAAAACCCTATTCCTAGCCGCGAACTGATCCTGGCGCATCTCGCCGATCGGGGTTCGCCTGCTAGCCGCGAGCAGCTGGTCGAAGAGTTTGGTCTGACCACAGAGGACCAACTCGAAGCCCTGCGTCGCCGCCTGCGCGCCATGGAGCGCGACGCTCAATTGATCTACACCCGCCGCGGCACTTATGCTCCGGTGGACAAGCTTGACCTGATCCTGGGCCGCATCAGTGGCCACCGTGATGGTTTTGGCTTCCTGATCCCGGATGACGGCAGTGACGATCTGTTCATGAGCCCGGCGCAAATGCGCCTGGTGTTCGATGGCGACCGTGCGCTGGCCCGTGTGTCCGGCCTGGACCGTCGCGGTCGTCGCGAAGGCGTGATCGTCGAAGTGGTGTCCCGTGCCCACGAGTCCATCGTTGGCCGTTACTTCGAAGAAGGCGGCATCGGCTTTGTCGTGCCGGATAACCCGAAGGTCCAGCAGGAAGTGCTGATCACCCCAGGCCGCAATGGCGCCGCCAAGGTGGGCCAGTTCGTCGAGGTGAAAATCACCCACTGGCCAACTGCGCGCTTCCAGCCACAGGGCGATATCGTCGAAGTGGTCGGCAACTACATGGCGCCGGGCATGGAAATCGATGTTGCGCTGCGCACCTACGATATCCCTCACGTCTGGCCTGAGGCTGTGCTCAAAGAAGCCGCCAAGCTCAAGCCGGAAGTTGAAGAAAAAGACAAAGAGAAGCGCATCGACCTGCGCCATCTGCCGTTCGTCACCATTGACGGCGAAGATGCCCGCGACTTCGACGATGCGGTCTATTGCGAAGCCAAGCCCGGCAAGCTGCGCCTGTTCTCCGGCGGCTGGAAGTTGTTCGTCGCGATTGCCGACGTTTCCAGCTACGTGAAGATCGGTTCGGCTCTGGACAACGAAGCCCAGGTGCGCGGTAACTCGGTGTACTTCCCTGAGCGCGTGATCCCGATGCTGCCTGAGCAGCTATCCAACGGACTGTGCTCCTTGAACCCGAAAGTCGACCGTTTGGCCATGGTGTGCGAGATGACTATCTCGAAAACCGGCGAAATGACCGACTACCAGTTCTACGAAGCGGTGATCCACTCCCAGGCGCGTCTGACCTACAACAAGGTCAGCACCATCCTGGAGCAGCCGAAAACCAGCGAAGCCAAAGCGCTGCGTGGTGAGTACGGCCATGTCGTACCGCATCTGAAGCAGTTGTATGCGTTGTACAAGGTATTGCTGGGTGCGCGCCATGTTCGTGGCGCGATCGATTTTGAAACTCAGGAAACCCGAATTGTCTTCGGCTCCGAGCGCAAGATCGCCGCAATCACCCCGACCACGCGTAACGATGCACACAAGCTGATCGAGGAATGTATGCTGGCGGCCAACGTGGCCACTGCGGAATTCCTGAAAAAGCACGAGATTCCTGCGTTGTACCGGGTGCACGACGGCCCACCACCGGAGCGTCTGGAGAAGCTGCGCGCGTTCCTCGGTGAACTCGGCCTGTCCCTGCATAAAGGCAAGGACGGCCCGACGCCGAAGGACTACCAGGCGCTGCTGGCCAGTATCAAGGACCGTCCGGATTACCACGTGATTCAGACCGTGATGCTGCGTTCCCTGAGTCAGGCGGTGTACAGCGCTGATAACCAGGGCCACTTTGGTCTGAATTACGAGGCGTACACCCACTTCACCTCGCCGATTCGCCGTTACCCGGACTTGCTCACGCACCGCGCGATCCGCAGCGTGATCCACTCCAAGCAGAACACCCCGCACGTCCAGCGCGCCGGTGCCATGACCATTCCGAAGGCGCGGATCTATCCGTACGACGAAGCGGCCCTGGAGCAGTTGGGCGAGCAGTGCTCCATGAGCGAACGTCGTGCCGACGAAGCCACTCGTGACGTGGTGAACTGGCTCAAATGCGAGTTCATGAAAGATCGTGTGGGCGAGTCGTTCCCGGGCGTGATCACGGCCGTGACCGGTTTTGGTCTGTTTGTGGAACTGACCGACATCTACGTCGAGGGCTTGGTGCACGTCACCGCCTTGCCGGGTGACTACTACCACTTCGACCCTGTGCATCACCGCCTGGCAGGCGAGCGCACTGGTCGCAGCTTCCGTTTGGGCGATACCGTGGAAGTCCAGGTCATGCGTGTCGACCTCGACGAGCGCAAGATCGACTTCGGTATGCCTGACAAGCCTGCCGAACCGACTGGCCGTAAAAAACGTGGCAGCGAAACAGCAGCGCCGGCTGCCAAAGGCAAAGGGGCCCCTGCGAAAGCAGCGGTCGCCGAGCCTGTGCCAGCCAAGTCTGGTCGTCGTTCGTCTGCCAAGGACAAGGCCCCCGAAGCCTATCGTCCAAGCGACGCAGCAGCGAAAAACGCCGAGTTGCGCAAGAGCCGCGAGTTGAAGCAACAATTGCTCAGCGAAGCGAAAAGCGGTGGTAAAGCGGCGTCTGGGGGAAAGTCCCACGGGGCGGAAAAGCCGTCGAGCAAGCCAAGTAAACACCGTAAAGGCCCGCCCAAAGCGGGTTCGACCCCCGCGAAAAGTGGTGGGTCGCGCAAACCTAAGGCCAAACCATGA
- the rlmB gene encoding 23S rRNA (guanosine(2251)-2'-O)-methyltransferase RlmB has translation MSLEKIYGVHAVEALLRHHPKRVKQVWLAEGRSEPRVQALVELANENRVAIGQAERREMDAWVEGVHQGVVADVSPSQVWGEAMLDELLDRTEGAPLLLVLDGVTDPHNLGACLRSADAAGALAVIVPKDKSATLTPVVRKVACGAAEVIPLVAVTNLARTLEKLQQRGLWVVGTAGEAEVSIYDQDLTGPTILIMGAEGKGMRRLTREHCDYLVKLPMAGSVSSLNVSVATGVCLFEALRQRGAKAKAKK, from the coding sequence ATGAGTCTGGAAAAAATCTACGGCGTGCACGCCGTAGAAGCATTGCTGCGTCACCACCCCAAACGCGTCAAGCAGGTGTGGTTGGCGGAGGGTCGTAGTGAGCCGCGCGTACAGGCGCTGGTCGAGCTGGCCAACGAAAACCGCGTGGCGATAGGTCAAGCCGAGCGCCGGGAAATGGACGCTTGGGTTGAAGGCGTTCACCAGGGTGTAGTGGCGGATGTGAGTCCGAGCCAGGTCTGGGGCGAAGCGATGCTCGACGAGCTGCTCGACCGTACCGAGGGTGCTCCGCTGTTGCTGGTGCTGGATGGGGTGACCGATCCGCATAACCTGGGTGCCTGTCTGCGTTCGGCGGATGCTGCTGGTGCGCTGGCGGTGATTGTGCCTAAAGACAAATCGGCGACCTTGACGCCTGTGGTGCGTAAAGTCGCCTGCGGTGCTGCGGAAGTGATTCCGCTGGTGGCCGTGACCAACCTGGCGCGCACCCTGGAGAAACTCCAGCAGCGCGGCCTGTGGGTTGTGGGTACGGCGGGGGAGGCTGAGGTCAGCATTTATGACCAGGACCTCACCGGCCCGACCATCCTGATCATGGGTGCTGAGGGCAAGGGCATGCGTCGTCTGACGCGCGAGCATTGTGATTACCTGGTGAAACTGCCAATGGCCGGTAGCGTCAGCAGTCTCAATGTGTCCGTGGCGACCGGCGTTTGCCTGTTTGAAGCCCTGCGTCAGCGTGGCGCCAAGGCTAAAGCCAAGAAGTAA
- the rpsF gene encoding 30S ribosomal protein S6, with translation MRHYEIIFLVHPDQSEQVGGMVERYTKLIEEDGGKIHRLEDWGRRQLAYAINNVHKAHYVMLNVECTGKALAELEDNFRYNDAVIRNLVIRREEAVTGQSEMLKAEENRSERRERRDRPEHEGAESADSDDSDNSDNADE, from the coding sequence ATGCGTCATTACGAAATCATCTTTTTGGTCCACCCGGATCAAAGCGAGCAAGTCGGCGGCATGGTTGAGCGTTACACCAAGCTGATCGAAGAAGACGGCGGCAAAATCCACCGTCTGGAAGATTGGGGCCGTCGTCAACTGGCCTACGCAATCAACAATGTTCACAAGGCTCACTACGTGATGCTGAACGTTGAGTGCACTGGCAAGGCCCTGGCCGAGCTGGAAGACAACTTCCGCTACAACGATGCAGTGATCCGTAACCTGGTCATCCGTCGCGAAGAAGCCGTTACCGGCCAATCCGAGATGCTCAAGGCTGAAGAAAACCGCAGTGAGCGCCGTGAGCGTCGCGACCGTCCTGAGCACGAAGGCGCTGAAAGCGCTGATAGTGATGACAGCGACAACAGCGATAACGCTGACGAGTAA
- the rpsR gene encoding 30S ribosomal protein S18, giving the protein MARFFRRRKFCRFTAEDVKEIDYKDLNTLKAYVSETGKIVPSRITGTKARYQRQLATAIKRARFLALLAYTDSHGR; this is encoded by the coding sequence ATGGCACGTTTCTTCCGTCGTCGTAAATTCTGCCGCTTCACCGCTGAAGACGTGAAGGAGATCGATTACAAAGATCTCAACACTCTGAAAGCCTACGTATCCGAGACCGGCAAAATCGTTCCAAGCCGCATCACCGGTACCAAAGCTCGTTATCAGCGTCAGCTGGCCACCGCTATCAAGCGCGCCCGCTTCCTGGCCCTGCTGGCCTACACCGACAGCCACG